In Andreesenia angusta, a single genomic region encodes these proteins:
- a CDS encoding GyrI-like domain-containing protein translates to MGYKFEVEDVGPQQVLSIRTRTSLEEMPLKLGKSFEAIIAYLGSLGKQPSEAPFVAYYNMDMSDLDIEIGFPVSESLEGSGDIESNVISGGKKAFCMYKGSYSNLESVYEEMSTWMSENNHKPTGIVYEFYYNSPTEVPESELLTKIVFPLE, encoded by the coding sequence ATGGGATACAAATTTGAAGTTGAAGATGTTGGGCCTCAACAAGTTCTTTCAATAAGGACAAGAACTTCACTAGAGGAAATGCCTCTAAAATTAGGCAAATCGTTCGAAGCCATTATTGCTTATTTGGGAAGTTTAGGTAAGCAGCCGTCTGAAGCACCTTTTGTAGCATACTACAATATGGATATGTCTGATTTGGATATCGAAATAGGTTTTCCTGTAAGCGAAAGCCTTGAAGGCAGCGGAGATATAGAATCGAATGTCATTTCCGGAGGCAAGAAGGCTTTCTGTATGTATAAAGGTTCTTATAGCAATCTGGAATCTGTCTATGAAGAAATGTCCACCTGGATGAGCGAGAACAATCACAAGCCTACAGGCATAGTTTATGAGTTCTACTACAACTCACCTACGGAAGTGCCTGAAAGCGAGCTTTTGACTAAAATAGTTTTCCCGTTAGAGTAA